A genome region from Yoonia vestfoldensis includes the following:
- the mreC gene encoding rod shape-determining protein MreC yields the protein MARDKTSETYIAPVRNLLVGVLVLALLAVFAVWRIDSPRVERLRMAVIDRVVPSVEWAMAPVQGAAHLLADFQSYQRLAAQNQDLRRELQQMKAWREAALQLEQENAKLLDLNNVRIDPQLTFVTGVVMTDSGSPFRQSVLLNVGTRDGIIDGWPTMDGIGLVGRIAGVGRQTSRVLLLTDTSSRIPITILPSGQRAILAGDSTPNPLIEFLEDRAVVRPGDRVVSSGDGGVFPADLLVGQVALGTDNRLRVRLAADYQRLEFLRVLRAHPREVIHDPGRLLTPLPEIYGPSALNPATAGTAGASDG from the coding sequence TTGGCACGCGACAAGACCAGCGAGACCTATATCGCCCCCGTCCGCAACCTGCTGGTGGGGGTGTTGGTGCTGGCCTTGCTGGCGGTTTTTGCTGTCTGGCGGATCGACAGCCCGCGCGTGGAACGCTTGCGCATGGCGGTGATCGACCGCGTCGTGCCCTCGGTCGAATGGGCGATGGCCCCGGTCCAAGGGGCCGCCCATCTGCTGGCCGATTTCCAAAGCTATCAGCGGCTTGCTGCGCAGAACCAGGATCTGCGCCGCGAACTGCAACAGATGAAAGCCTGGCGCGAGGCCGCGCTGCAGCTGGAACAAGAGAATGCAAAGCTGCTGGATCTGAACAATGTCCGGATCGACCCGCAGCTGACCTTCGTGACCGGTGTCGTGATGACCGATAGCGGATCGCCTTTCCGGCAATCGGTGCTGCTGAATGTCGGGACACGCGACGGGATCATTGATGGCTGGCCCACGATGGATGGTATCGGGCTGGTCGGCCGGATCGCGGGCGTCGGCCGCCAGACAAGCCGGGTGCTACTGCTGACCGATACATCCAGCCGGATACCGATCACGATCCTGCCCTCGGGGCAGCGCGCGATCCTTGCCGGTGACAGCACCCCGAACCCGCTGATCGAGTTTCTCGAAGACCGCGCCGTCGTGCGCCCTGGTGACAGGGTCGTATCCTCGGGCGATGGCGGGGTCTTTCCCGCCGATCTGCTGGTGGGACAAGTGGCCTTGGGCACCGACAACCGGCTGCGCGTGCGTCTGGCGGCCGATTACCAGCGGCTGGAATTCCTGCGCGTCCTGCGGGCACATCCGCGTGAGGTGATCCATGATCCGGGCCGCTTGCTGACACCTTTGCCAGAGATCTACGGGCCATCCGCGCTTAACCCCGCGACAGCCGGCACAGCCGGGGCCAGTGATGGCTGA
- a CDS encoding NAD+ synthase — protein MTRIFRLTMAQLNPTLGDLAGNAALAAEAWAAGKAAGADLVVLPEMFLTGYQTQDLVRKPAFLADAAIQLDALAQTCADGPVLGIGLPMVEGDGLYNCYVYLASGRITARFRKHLLPNFNVFDERRLFTSADISGPVTLAGGPRIGTPICEDAWSPDVCETMVESGAQILVVPNGSPYFRAKYPIRMQTMIARVVENEVPLVYLNMIGGQDDQMFDGGSFVLNRGGQLAVQLPVYDAAITHVDFQETADGWVALDGPKALLPDDLEQDYRAMVEALRDYMRKTGFSKVLLGLSGGVDSAIVAAIAVDALGADQVRCVMLPSEYTSQASLDDAAAAAQALGCRYDTINITGPRAAVTEALAPLFGDRPADLTEENIQSRIRGLLLMAQSNKFGEMLLTTGNKSEVAVGYATIYGDMAGGYNPIKDMYKTRVFETCRWRNANHRDWMQGPAGEVIPVAIIDKPPSAELRPDQKDEDSLPPYDVLDGILALLVDGDASVADCVAAGYDRDIVKRIEHLIYISEYKRFQAAPGPRLSDRAFWLDRRYPIVNRWRDPR, from the coding sequence ATGACACGCATCTTTCGCCTGACCATGGCGCAGCTTAATCCCACATTGGGTGATCTGGCCGGCAATGCGGCGCTGGCGGCAGAGGCATGGGCCGCAGGCAAAGCTGCGGGTGCCGATCTGGTGGTCTTGCCCGAAATGTTCCTGACCGGTTACCAAACGCAGGATCTGGTGCGCAAACCTGCCTTCTTGGCCGATGCCGCGATCCAGCTTGACGCGCTGGCGCAGACCTGCGCGGACGGTCCTGTGCTGGGGATCGGGCTGCCCATGGTCGAGGGTGACGGGCTCTACAATTGTTATGTCTATCTGGCCAGTGGCCGCATCACCGCGCGGTTCCGCAAGCATCTGCTGCCCAATTTCAACGTCTTCGACGAACGCCGCCTGTTCACAAGCGCCGATATCTCTGGCCCTGTCACGCTTGCGGGTGGTCCGCGGATCGGCACGCCCATCTGCGAGGATGCCTGGTCGCCCGATGTCTGCGAAACCATGGTCGAAAGCGGCGCGCAGATTTTGGTGGTCCCGAACGGGTCGCCCTATTTCCGCGCCAAATACCCGATCCGCATGCAGACCATGATCGCGCGGGTCGTGGAAAACGAGGTCCCGCTGGTCTATCTGAACATGATCGGCGGGCAGGATGACCAGATGTTCGACGGCGGGTCTTTCGTGCTGAACCGTGGTGGACAGCTGGCGGTGCAGCTGCCGGTCTATGATGCCGCGATCACCCATGTCGATTTTCAGGAAACCGCCGATGGCTGGGTCGCCCTTGATGGGCCCAAGGCGCTGTTGCCCGATGATCTGGAACAGGATTACCGCGCCATGGTCGAGGCTTTGCGCGACTATATGCGCAAGACCGGTTTCAGCAAGGTGCTGCTGGGCCTGTCGGGCGGTGTCGATTCCGCCATCGTCGCGGCCATCGCCGTTGATGCGCTGGGGGCCGATCAGGTGCGCTGCGTGATGCTGCCCTCGGAATATACCTCGCAGGCGTCGCTTGATGATGCGGCGGCGGCGGCGCAGGCGCTGGGCTGCCGCTATGACACGATCAACATCACTGGCCCGCGCGCCGCCGTGACCGAAGCGCTGGCGCCCCTGTTCGGCGACAGGCCCGCCGATCTGACCGAGGAAAACATCCAATCCCGCATCCGTGGCCTGCTCCTGATGGCGCAATCCAACAAATTCGGGGAAATGCTGCTGACCACCGGCAATAAATCCGAGGTCGCGGTCGGCTATGCCACGATCTATGGCGATATGGCGGGCGGCTATAACCCGATCAAGGATATGTATAAAACCCGTGTCTTTGAAACTTGCCGCTGGCGCAACGCCAATCACCGCGACTGGATGCAGGGCCCAGCCGGCGAAGTGATCCCTGTCGCGATCATCGACAAGCCGCCATCAGCCGAATTGCGCCCCGATCAAAAGGACGAAGACAGCCTGCCGCCCTATGACGTGCTGGACGGTATTCTTGCGCTGCTGGTGGATGGCGATGCCTCGGTCGCGGATTGCGTCGCGGCGGGCTATGACCGCGACATCGTCAAGCGGATCGAACATCTGATCTATATCAGCGAATACAAACGCTTTCAGGCCGCCCCCGGCCCGCGCCTGTCGGATCGCGCCTTTTGGCTGGACCGGCGGTATCCGATCGTCAACCGCTGGCGCGATCCAAGATGA
- a CDS encoding SDR family oxidoreductase, protein MENALIIGASGGIGAAVALALENRGIAVTRLSRRGDGFDVTDPASVDAHLGALAGPFDLIFVAIGILAPQGSSPEKALAAIDAGTMAQVMAVNTIGPALILRHVPRLLAKDGPAVTAILSARVGSIGDNQIGGWHSYRASKAALNQIIRGAAIELGRSHKQAACVALHPGTVETPFTANYAGRHKTMPASEAAAHLLAVIDGLMPAQTGRFFDYAGIEVAW, encoded by the coding sequence ATGGAAAATGCATTGATCATCGGCGCCTCGGGCGGCATTGGCGCGGCGGTTGCGCTGGCACTGGAAAACCGCGGCATTGCGGTCACGCGCCTGTCGCGGCGTGGCGACGGGTTCGACGTGACCGATCCCGCCTCGGTCGATGCGCATCTTGGCGCGCTGGCGGGACCGTTCGATCTGATCTTTGTCGCAATCGGCATTCTGGCCCCGCAAGGCAGCAGCCCGGAAAAGGCGCTGGCAGCCATCGACGCAGGCACGATGGCGCAGGTCATGGCGGTCAATACCATCGGCCCCGCGCTGATCCTGCGGCATGTGCCGCGCCTTTTGGCCAAGGACGGTCCGGCCGTGACAGCCATCCTGTCCGCGCGGGTGGGGTCTATCGGCGATAACCAGATCGGCGGTTGGCACAGCTACCGCGCGTCCAAGGCAGCGCTGAACCAGATCATCCGGGGTGCCGCGATCGAATTGGGCCGGTCGCATAAACAGGCCGCCTGCGTGGCGCTGCACCCCGGCACGGTGGAAACGCCATTCACTGCCAATTACGCGGGCCGTCATAAGACCATGCCTGCATCCGAAGCGGCGGCGCATCTGCTGGCGGTGATCGATGGGCTAATGCCCGCACAGACAGGCCGGTTTTTCGATTATGCTGGCATCGAGGTGGCGTGGTGA
- a CDS encoding rod shape-determining protein, whose product MFGFGGIFSSDMAIDLGTANTLVYVKGRGIILSEPSVVAYQVKNGVRKVLAVGEDAKLMLGRTPGSIEAIRPMRDGVIADFDTAEEMIKHFIRKVHKRSTFRKPKVIVCVPHGATPVEKRAIRQSVLSAGARRAGLIAEPIAAAIGAGMPITDPTGNMVVDIGGGTTEVAVLSLGDIVYARSVRVGGDRMDEAIINYLRRQHNLLIGESTAERIKTSIGTARMPDDGRGQSMMIRGRDLLNGVPKETEINQAQVAEALAEPVQQICEAVMTALEATPPDLAADIVDRGVMLTGGGALLGQLDLALREQTGLAISVADESLNCVALGTGRALEYEKQLRHVIDYDS is encoded by the coding sequence ATGTTTGGCTTCGGCGGTATTTTTTCCTCGGATATGGCGATCGACTTGGGCACGGCCAATACATTGGTCTATGTCAAAGGCAGGGGCATCATCCTGTCGGAACCCTCGGTGGTGGCCTATCAGGTCAAGAACGGCGTGCGCAAAGTGCTGGCCGTGGGCGAGGATGCGAAACTGATGCTGGGCCGCACCCCCGGCAGTATCGAGGCGATCCGCCCGATGCGTGACGGGGTGATCGCGGATTTCGACACGGCCGAGGAAATGATCAAGCATTTCATCCGCAAGGTCCATAAACGGTCCACCTTTCGCAAACCCAAGGTCATCGTCTGCGTCCCGCATGGCGCAACCCCCGTCGAAAAGCGCGCGATCCGGCAATCGGTTCTGTCGGCAGGCGCACGGCGCGCGGGGCTGATCGCCGAACCCATCGCGGCGGCCATCGGGGCGGGGATGCCGATCACGGACCCCACCGGCAATATGGTCGTGGATATCGGCGGCGGCACAACCGAAGTGGCGGTGCTGTCGCTGGGTGATATCGTCTATGCGCGGTCCGTGCGCGTCGGTGGCGACCGCATGGACGAGGCGATCATCAACTACCTGCGCCGCCAGCATAACCTGCTGATCGGGGAATCCACCGCTGAGCGGATCAAGACCAGCATCGGCACCGCGCGGATGCCCGACGACGGCCGTGGCCAGTCGATGATGATCCGCGGCCGTGACCTGCTGAACGGTGTGCCCAAGGAAACCGAGATCAACCAGGCGCAAGTGGCCGAGGCTTTGGCCGAACCGGTCCAGCAAATCTGCGAGGCGGTGATGACCGCATTGGAAGCAACGCCCCCCGATCTGGCGGCCGATATCGTCGATCGCGGCGTGATGCTGACCGGGGGTGGTGCGCTGCTGGGCCAGCTGGATCTGGCGCTGCGCGAACAGACCGGCCTTGCGATTTCGGTCGCGGATGAATCGCTCAATTGCGTGGCGCTGGGGACCGGGCGCGCGCTCGAATACGAAAAGCAACTGCGGCATGTGATCGACTACGACAGCTAA
- a CDS encoding cryptochrome/photolyase family protein: MRLVLVLGDQLSPNLSALRKCDKASDIVVMAEVADEASYVPHHPKKIAFLFAAMRKFADYLRRDGWQVAYTRLDDPNNTGTITGELIRRASEHKAAGVVYTEPGEWRLIAALGDMPIKSHSLPDDRFIASHADFDAWAEGRKQLRMEYFYRDMRRKTGLLMDGDQPAGGKWNYDHDNRKPAPDSVDYAGPMQFTPDDTVEEVLDLVARRFGNNFGDLHPFWFATDTGQARQHLAHWIKGGLPKFGDYQDAMLNDHKFLYHGIVGLYLNAGLLDPLEVCQAAEAAYRVGDAPLNAVEGFIRQIIGWREYVRGIYFREGPDYVTRNALGHSRKLPAMYWGAPTKMNCIAKAVGQTRTEAYAHHIQRLMVTGNFALLAGLAPAEVHEWYLAVYADAYEWVEAPNVIGMSLFADDGIIASKPYISSGNYIHKMSDYCGTCAYRVQDKTGADACPFNLLYWHFLDRHRDRFKGNPRMGNMYRIWDKMDAERRDQVLSEAADFLSRMDDGQPV, translated from the coding sequence GTGAGGCTGGTTCTGGTGCTAGGTGACCAGTTGTCGCCCAACCTGTCGGCCCTGCGCAAATGCGACAAGGCCAGCGATATCGTCGTCATGGCCGAGGTCGCAGACGAGGCGTCTTATGTCCCGCACCACCCCAAAAAGATCGCCTTTCTCTTCGCCGCGATGCGCAAATTCGCGGATTATCTGCGCCGCGATGGCTGGCAGGTCGCCTATACGCGGCTGGATGATCCCAACAACACCGGCACGATCACGGGCGAGCTGATCCGGCGCGCGAGCGAACACAAGGCGGCGGGTGTGGTCTATACCGAACCCGGCGAATGGCGGTTGATCGCGGCTTTGGGGGACATGCCGATCAAATCGCACAGCCTGCCCGATGATCGCTTTATCGCGTCGCACGCCGATTTCGACGCTTGGGCCGAGGGGCGCAAACAGTTGCGGATGGAATATTTCTACCGCGACATGCGCCGCAAGACCGGCCTTTTGATGGATGGTGACCAGCCCGCAGGCGGCAAGTGGAATTACGACCACGACAACCGCAAACCGGCCCCCGACAGCGTGGATTACGCAGGCCCGATGCAATTCACCCCCGACGACACCGTCGAGGAGGTGCTTGATCTGGTCGCGCGCCGTTTCGGCAATAATTTCGGCGATCTGCACCCGTTCTGGTTTGCCACCGACACCGGTCAAGCCCGCCAGCATCTGGCGCATTGGATCAAAGGGGGGCTGCCCAAGTTCGGCGATTATCAGGATGCGATGCTGAACGATCACAAGTTCCTTTATCACGGGATTGTCGGGCTTTATCTTAACGCCGGTCTGCTGGACCCGCTGGAGGTTTGTCAGGCTGCCGAGGCGGCCTATCGCGTGGGCGATGCACCGCTGAACGCGGTCGAAGGTTTCATCCGCCAGATCATCGGCTGGCGCGAATATGTGCGCGGTATCTATTTCCGCGAAGGGCCGGATTATGTGACCCGCAACGCGCTGGGCCACAGCCGCAAATTGCCCGCGATGTACTGGGGCGCACCGACCAAGATGAACTGCATCGCCAAAGCCGTGGGTCAGACCAGGACCGAGGCCTATGCCCACCACATCCAGCGCCTGATGGTCACCGGCAATTTCGCGCTGCTGGCGGGGCTCGCCCCCGCAGAGGTCCATGAATGGTATCTGGCCGTCTATGCCGATGCCTATGAATGGGTCGAGGCGCCCAATGTCATCGGGATGAGCCTGTTCGCCGATGACGGGATCATCGCGTCGAAACCCTATATTTCGTCAGGCAATTACATTCACAAGATGTCGGATTACTGCGGCACTTGCGCCTACCGCGTGCAGGACAAGACCGGCGCGGATGCCTGTCCGTTCAACCTGCTTTACTGGCATTTCCTCGACCGGCACCGCGACCGGTTCAAGGGCAATCCCCGGATGGGCAATATGTACAGGATCTGGGACAAGATGGACGCGGAACGTCGCGATCAGGTGCTGTCAGAGGCGGCGGATTTTCTGTCGCGGATGGACGACGGGCAACCCGTCTGA
- a CDS encoding rod shape-determining protein MreD, protein MADFAEPSTWARRAVFVLLASIVTITQLVPLNLEPAGWAAPDLLLAMTCVWVARRPSYVPVYIVAAVFFATDLLFQRPPGLWAALVVLLSEAIRTRHRELRSMSFAAEWAFVALGLVTITLANRVVLAIVMTPLAPLGLTMMQLGGTVLIYPLVVFVAHYLLGVAYAAPGDMRKIGQRP, encoded by the coding sequence ATGGCTGATTTTGCCGAGCCATCAACCTGGGCGCGGCGGGCGGTATTCGTGCTGCTGGCGAGCATCGTGACGATCACCCAGCTGGTGCCGCTGAACCTGGAACCGGCAGGCTGGGCCGCCCCTGACCTGCTGCTGGCCATGACCTGCGTCTGGGTCGCGCGTCGGCCAAGCTATGTGCCAGTCTACATCGTTGCTGCAGTGTTTTTCGCCACCGATCTGCTGTTCCAGCGGCCACCCGGTCTCTGGGCGGCGCTGGTGGTGCTGCTGTCCGAGGCGATCCGCACCCGACACCGCGAATTGCGCAGCATGTCTTTCGCGGCGGAATGGGCCTTTGTCGCGCTGGGGCTGGTCACGATCACATTGGCGAACCGGGTCGTGCTTGCTATTGTGATGACACCTTTGGCACCTTTGGGGCTGACGATGATGCAATTGGGCGGCACTGTGCTGATCTATCCGCTGGTGGTATTCGTCGCCCATTACCTGCTTGGCGTGGCCTATGCCGCGCCGGGCGATATGCGCAAGATTGGACAACGCCCATGA
- a CDS encoding MORN repeat-containing protein, whose amino-acid sequence MKMFGLPARMALALLVAGSAASAQAQDVQTKQYDDGGVYEGSFVDGLQDGTGTYRLPNGYEYTGEWVAGEIRGQGVARFPNGSVYEGSFVAGKPEGQGKITFADGGTFEGDWVDGNITGNGVATYANGVVYQGAFRNAMHHGNGIMTSPDGYIYEGAWVNGVKEGDGRITYPDGALYEGSLRAGERDGTGTLTMADGLVYSGDWVAGQIEGTGSLTQANGDIYEGTLIAGRREGQGRITYANGDSYEGGFVNDRREGTGMFRGADGYVYVGDWVGGQMSGMGEVTYPDGSVYVGTFANDRADGTGKITYPDGSTYEGDWVAGVISGKGVATYANGLVYEGGFLNAQNHGQGKMTYSDGYVYEGAWAEGQRNGIGRATYADGTIYVGEFVGGQRSGQGEITLPDGFSYAGAWQDGEISGYGIATYANGDLYEGNFLRGRREGQGRMRYATGQEATGLWSDGAFVGQTAGE is encoded by the coding sequence ATGAAGATGTTTGGTTTACCTGCCAGGATGGCCTTGGCCCTCTTGGTGGCCGGATCAGCTGCCAGCGCGCAGGCGCAGGACGTCCAGACCAAGCAATATGATGATGGTGGCGTCTACGAAGGCAGCTTTGTGGATGGGTTGCAGGACGGAACCGGCACCTACCGGCTGCCCAATGGCTATGAATATACCGGCGAATGGGTCGCAGGCGAAATTCGCGGACAGGGTGTTGCGCGTTTTCCCAACGGATCAGTCTATGAAGGCAGCTTTGTGGCGGGCAAGCCCGAAGGCCAGGGCAAGATCACCTTTGCCGATGGCGGCACTTTCGAGGGTGACTGGGTCGATGGCAACATCACCGGCAATGGCGTGGCGACCTATGCCAATGGGGTCGTCTATCAAGGCGCATTCCGCAATGCGATGCATCACGGGAACGGGATCATGACCAGCCCCGACGGCTATATCTACGAAGGCGCATGGGTCAATGGCGTCAAAGAGGGCGACGGCCGCATCACCTATCCCGATGGCGCGCTCTATGAAGGCAGTTTGCGCGCGGGTGAACGCGACGGGACCGGCACGCTGACCATGGCGGACGGGCTGGTCTATAGCGGTGACTGGGTCGCTGGCCAGATCGAGGGGACAGGCAGTCTGACCCAAGCCAATGGCGATATCTATGAGGGCACATTGATCGCGGGCCGCCGCGAAGGACAGGGCCGCATCACCTATGCCAATGGCGACAGCTATGAAGGCGGCTTTGTGAATGACCGCCGCGAAGGCACCGGCATGTTCCGTGGCGCGGATGGCTATGTTTATGTCGGTGATTGGGTCGGCGGCCAGATGTCCGGCATGGGCGAGGTCACCTATCCCGACGGGTCTGTTTATGTCGGAACCTTTGCCAATGATCGGGCCGACGGGACCGGCAAGATCACCTATCCCGACGGGTCGACCTATGAAGGCGATTGGGTTGCCGGTGTGATCAGCGGCAAGGGTGTCGCGACCTATGCCAATGGGCTGGTCTATGAAGGCGGGTTTCTGAACGCCCAGAACCACGGCCAAGGCAAGATGACCTATAGCGATGGCTATGTCTACGAAGGCGCATGGGCCGAAGGCCAGCGCAACGGCATTGGCCGGGCAACCTATGCCGACGGCACAATCTATGTCGGCGAATTCGTGGGTGGCCAGCGCAGCGGACAGGGCGAGATCACCCTGCCCGACGGCTTCAGCTATGCTGGCGCATGGCAGGATGGCGAGATCAGCGGCTATGGCATCGCAACCTATGCCAATGGCGATTTATACGAGGGCAATTTCCTGCGTGGCCGCCGCGAAGGCCAAGGCAGGATGCGCTATGCCACGGGGCAAGAGGCCACCGGCCTCTGGTCGGACGGGGCCTTTGTGGGACAAACAGCGGGCGAGTGA
- a CDS encoding 2-isopropylmalate synthase, whose amino-acid sequence MTKDKVLIFDTTLRDGEQSPGATMTHAEKLEIAELLDDMGVDIIEAGFPIASEGDFNAVSEIAKRAKRATICGLARANYKDIDRCWDAVKHAASPRIHTFIGTSPLHRAIPNLDMDQMAERIHDTVTHARNLCDNVQWSPMDATRTEWDYLCRVVEIAIKAGATTINIPDTVGYTAPAESADLIKRLIATVPGADDVIFATHCHNDLGMATANSLAAVIGGARQIECTINGLGERAGNTALEEVVMALKIRGDIMPYETGIDTRKIMNISRRVATVSGFAVQFNKAIVGKNAFAHESGIHQDGMLKNAETFEIMRPEDVGLSGTSLPLGKHSGRAALRAKLAALGFDLADNQLNDVFVRFKDLADRKKEVFDDDLMALVYQNESGEDRIKLKSLRVVCGTEGPQQADMVLDIDGEDATTTATGDGPVDATFNAVKALFPHGARLQLYQVQAVTEGTDAQATVMVRMEEDGRIATGQSADTDTVVASAKAYINALNRLLVRRAHSQPGYDTKGVSYKDS is encoded by the coding sequence ATGACCAAAGACAAAGTGTTGATTTTCGACACGACCCTGCGCGACGGCGAACAAAGCCCCGGTGCGACGATGACCCATGCCGAAAAGCTGGAAATCGCGGAATTGCTGGATGATATGGGCGTCGATATCATCGAGGCCGGTTTCCCCATCGCTTCTGAGGGGGATTTCAACGCGGTCAGCGAAATCGCCAAACGGGCCAAACGCGCCACGATCTGCGGGCTGGCGCGGGCGAATTACAAGGATATCGACCGCTGCTGGGACGCGGTGAAACACGCCGCATCGCCGCGCATCCATACCTTCATCGGCACCTCGCCGTTGCACCGCGCGATCCCGAACCTTGACATGGACCAGATGGCCGAACGCATCCATGACACGGTGACCCATGCGCGCAATCTGTGCGACAATGTGCAGTGGTCGCCGATGGATGCGACGCGCACGGAATGGGATTACCTGTGCCGCGTGGTTGAGATCGCGATCAAGGCGGGGGCGACGACGATCAACATCCCCGACACCGTGGGCTATACCGCCCCTGCCGAAAGTGCCGATCTGATCAAGCGGCTGATCGCCACTGTGCCCGGCGCGGATGATGTGATTTTCGCCACCCATTGCCACAATGACCTTGGCATGGCGACGGCCAATTCGCTGGCCGCTGTGATCGGCGGCGCGCGCCAGATCGAATGCACGATCAACGGTCTGGGCGAACGCGCGGGCAACACCGCCTTGGAAGAGGTCGTGATGGCCCTGAAAATCCGTGGCGATATCATGCCCTATGAGACGGGGATCGACACGCGCAAGATCATGAACATCTCGCGCCGGGTGGCGACCGTGTCGGGCTTTGCCGTGCAGTTCAACAAGGCCATCGTGGGCAAGAACGCCTTTGCCCATGAAAGCGGCATCCATCAGGACGGGATGCTGAAGAACGCCGAAACGTTTGAGATCATGCGCCCAGAGGATGTGGGCCTGTCGGGCACCAGCCTGCCGTTGGGCAAACATTCGGGCCGTGCCGCCCTGCGCGCGAAACTGGCCGCGCTTGGCTTTGATCTGGCCGATAACCAGCTGAATGATGTCTTCGTGCGGTTCAAGGATCTGGCCGACCGCAAAAAGGAAGTCTTTGACGATGACCTGATGGCGCTGGTCTATCAAAACGAAAGCGGCGAGGACCGGATCAAGCTGAAATCCCTGCGCGTCGTCTGTGGCACCGAAGGGCCGCAGCAGGCGGATATGGTGCTGGATATCGACGGCGAAGATGCCACCACAACGGCCACGGGCGACGGCCCTGTGGATGCGACCTTCAACGCGGTCAAGGCTTTGTTCCCGCATGGCGCGCGGTTGCAATTGTATCAGGTGCAGGCCGTGACCGAAGGCACCGATGCACAGGCCACCGTCATGGTCCGGATGGAAGAGGACGGCCGCATCGCAACCGGCCAATCCGCCGATACCGATACGGTCGTGGCCAGCGCCAAAGCCTATATCAACGCGCTGAACCGGCTGCTGGTGCGGCGCGCCCATTCACAGCCGGGCTATGACACCAAGGGTGTCAGCTACAAAGACAGCTAA
- a CDS encoding MBL fold metallo-hydrolase — MASEPMKDIVMLISRRQALLSGAALPLAASAPSLVQAQAATTATLPTHRDFTLGDFRVTTLLSGSRRVENPQGIFGMNVDADTFAAVSAENFIPTDAAQFFFTPTVLNTGSEIILFDTGNDAAGITTALAGAGYSPDQITHVVITHMHGDHIGGLTDEAGAETFANAAYVTGQVEFDHWAAAGNEGFDAKVRPLAEKMSFLGDGDAVRGGVTAMAAFGHTPGHMGYMLESGGSQLLLMADTANHYVWSVAYPDWEVRFDMDKAAAAATRRRIMGMAAADRIPLIGYHMPFPGLGFIDTRADDRFHFVPHSYQLI, encoded by the coding sequence ATGGCATCTGAACCAATGAAGGATATCGTCATGCTGATTTCGCGTCGTCAGGCCCTGCTGTCAGGGGCCGCTTTGCCGCTGGCCGCCTCTGCCCCGTCGCTGGTGCAGGCACAGGCCGCCACCACCGCCACGCTGCCCACGCACCGCGATTTCACCTTGGGTGATTTCCGGGTGACGACCCTGTTGTCGGGCAGCCGCCGGGTCGAGAACCCGCAAGGTATTTTCGGCATGAATGTCGATGCTGATACCTTTGCCGCGGTCAGCGCGGAAAACTTCATCCCCACCGATGCGGCGCAATTCTTTTTCACGCCAACCGTGCTGAACACCGGATCAGAGATCATCCTGTTCGACACCGGCAATGATGCCGCCGGGATCACCACAGCGCTGGCCGGTGCCGGTTACAGCCCCGATCAGATCACCCATGTCGTCATCACCCATATGCATGGCGATCATATCGGCGGTCTGACCGATGAGGCCGGTGCCGAAACCTTTGCCAATGCCGCCTATGTCACCGGTCAGGTGGAATTCGACCATTGGGCCGCCGCCGGAAACGAAGGCTTTGACGCCAAGGTCCGTCCGCTGGCCGAAAAAATGAGCTTCCTCGGTGACGGCGATGCTGTGCGCGGTGGGGTGACCGCGATGGCGGCCTTTGGCCATACCCCCGGCCATATGGGCTATATGCTGGAAAGCGGTGGATCGCAGCTATTGCTGATGGCCGATACCGCCAATCATTATGTCTGGTCCGTGGCCTATCCCGATTGGGAGGTCCGGTTCGACATGGACAAAGCCGCCGCCGCCGCGACCCGTCGTCGGATCATGGGCATGGCCGCTGCCGACCGTATCCCGCTGATCGGCTATCACATGCCCTTCCCCGGTCTTGGGTTCATTGACACCCGCGCGGATGACAGGTTCCATTTCGTGCCGCATTCCTATCAGCTGATCTGA